The DNA region ACGGGCCAGCGGCTCCCCGTCGTCGACGACGTCGCCACAGCGGCGCTGCCGCTGGCGGCCGGGGCGGCCATCCTGCGGTACCGCCTGTACGACATCGACCTCGTGATCTCGCGGACGCTGGTCTTCGGTGGCCTGGCGGCGTTCATCACCGGGATCTACGTGGCGATCGTCGTGGGTGTCGGCACGCTGATCGGCGCCGGCGACGACCCGAACCTCGCGCTGTCGATCGTGGCGACGGCGCTGGTGGCGGTGGCGTTCCAGCCCGTCCGCGAACGCCTCACGAAGTTGGCCAACCGGCTGGTCTACGGCAAGCGCGCCACCCCCTACGAGGTCCTGTCACGGTTCTCGGCGCACCTGGGCGAGACGGTCGCCACCGACGCGACCCTGGAGCAGATGGCACGTCTGCTGGCCGACGGCACCGGTGCTGCTCGTGCTCAGGTGTGGCTCAAAGCGGGCGGGCAGATGCGCACGGCCGCGTCGTGGCCGTCGGACGCCGCACCCGACTTCGTGCCGGTGGTGGGCGCCGATGGGTCGTTACCGACCTTCGCCGAGGTGGATGTCGCCGTGCCGGTGACCCACCAGGGCCAGCTGCTGGGGGCGTTGACGGTCACCAAGAAACGTGGCGAGCCCGTCACGCCCACCGAGCAAAAGCTGGTCGACGATCTGGCGTCCCAGGCCGGGCTGGTGGTCCGCAACGTGCAGTTGACGGCTGACCTGGTGGCGCGCCTGGAGGAGCTGGGCGAGTCGCGCCGGCGCCTGGTGGCCGCCCAGGACGCCGAGCGCCGCCGCCTGGAACGCGATCTGCACGATGGCGCCCAGCAGCAGCTGGTGGCGTTGAGGATCAAGCTGGGCATGGCCAAAACCCTGGCCGAACGCGAAGACGCGCCCAGGACCGCGGCGCTGGTCGAGCAGGTCGCCGCTGACGCCGAGGATGCGGTGACCACGCTGCGGGAGCTGGCACACGGCATCTATCCACCGCTGCTGGCCGCCGAAGGACTACCCGCCGCACTGGCCGCACAGGCCCGCAAAGCCGCGATCCCCGTCACCGTCACCGCCGACGGCATCGGCCGGTACCCGCAAGAGGTCGAAGCGGCGGTCTACTTCTGCGTGCTCGAGGCGCTCAACAACGTCGCGAAGCACGCCCAGGCCACCCACGCCGCCGTCACCCTGACCGACACCGACCGCGACCTCACCTTCGCCGTGACCGACGACGGCACCGGCTTCGACACCACCACGACGCCGTACGGCCAAGGCATCACCAACATCACCGACCGACTCCACTCCCTCGGCGGGCGGCTGCATGTGGTGTCGAGCGGCGATGCGGGGACAACCGTGGCGGCGTCGCTGCCAGGCGTCGTACAGGCGAGGTGACGGGCTCGACGTCCGCAAAGATCTCGTCTTCGGCCTCGGATCGGTCGGACAGCTGCTACATGCGCCCCGCCTCGCCTGCGTCGTCCGGGTCGACATGTTCCGGCTGGAGGGCGGTGGCGAGCGCGAGGCTCCCATCCTCGAAGCTGCCCTCGACCGCAACCATCCGACTCTCGATCTCCTCGACCAGCGCGTCACCGACGGCGGCGGTGTCAGCTTCGCCGATCTCGTCCTCGATGCTGCCCAGTGTCCGCGGATCCCAGTCGATCCCCAAGGCGTCGTTGACCTCGATCAACACGTCCCGCAGCTGCTCGCTGTTCCGCACGACCAGGATGCCGCTGATCAGCGACGCACCCGCCACCGACCGGTACCCGAGCGTCGCCAACTTCACCGCTCCGCGGGCGTTCACGCTGTAGGGCCCCGGGCTCGGTTCACCTTCGATCTCCCCGATCCTGGCGTCGATACCGATGCCGCGGAGGCAAGCAGCCACGATCGCTGAACTCTCCACGAACCGTTGGGTCTCATGGCGCTGCGGTTGCTGGTCGGGGACGCAGTGGTCGAACATCACGCAGCCGTCGTGCGCCGCGACCGTGACGCTCCCCGCCAAGCGCTCCCCGACCGCGAAACCGGCCGCCCGCGCGCGCAGAGATGCAGATGCGAACCCCGGACGCTGCCTGTCGTGTCGGGAGAACCAGACGGTGGCCTGTGGCTGGTACAGCCGCATGGTCTCTGGCGCGTCGCCCGATGACACCCGCAGAAGCAGCGCCCGCGTCAGCGCGGTGTCGTAGCTGGGCCAGGGCTCGTACGTGCCACCGACCAGTTGGACGCGCCGGCGCGTCGGCAAGGTCTGGCCCGACCGAGCCGATGGGCGATCAGGCTCCGAACCGCTCACGTCAGGTGACCGTAGCGTCGCCGCTGGGCGCGGTCCACGGTCCGCACCCCTGCGCCGATTGCCGCGCGCGTACACGGCAGGGTATACGGCCGGTGAGGTCAGGCTGCTGGGCGGGTCAACTCGCGCACGTCGATCGTCTGCTCGGCCGGCGGAGGCTCGACGTCGACCTGGACGCCGTAGTCGAACATCTCCATCGTGAGGTTCTGGCCGACCGGCTGATCCGTACCCTCGACCGTCATCTCGATCGTCTGGACGTAGCGGCGCAGCAGCCCATCCTCGTCGATCCAGACCTCGACGGGTAGACGGCCGGGGACGCCAGGCTGCTGCATCAACGCGCGGATCTGATCGGCTGCGTCCTCGGGCGCCGCCTCCAGCGCCTTGTCCAGGTCGATGGTGGCGCGGTAGTGGGTCGTCGGTACGCCACGGACATCCTCCTGCCCCACGACCTCGACGTCGCCCTCTGAGGCGCCACGGAGCATCTCCAGCGTCGAGGTCGGGTCGTTGTTCTGGCTGGCCTGCATCAGGGCGCGCAGGTCGACGCCCGCTTGCTCACCGACCGTTTCGAGGTCCATGGCGACCCAAGGCTTGCCGGCGGGCAGCATCGGCTCGAGGAACGGCATCCGCATGTACATCATGTCACCGTCGAGGATCATCTCGACGGAACCGTTGCCCGCAGCTCCCGGCATGCGTTGCAACACGTCACCCATGTCCATCGTCATGTGCATCAGCTGGCGATCGAACCGGCCCTGGCCGTCTCCGGTGATCGTCGCCGAGCCTCCGGGCAGGTCCTGCGACCGCATCGTCACCTCCATGGTGAAGCGGGCGCTGCCGGCGTCCGCGACGCGATCGGGAATGGCGGCGATCATCGCGGCCGGGTTCCCGCCGTCGCTGCGGCCGCAAGCCGCGGTGACGGCGGCGAGCGCGACGAGGACGACCGCGAACCGATACGGCGTTGGCATGGGTTTCCTGTCCGGTCCTGTGGACCCTAGCGTCGTAGCCACTCGTCGAACGTCTCGCCGGTGATGCGTTCGTAGGCCTCGACGTACTTCTCACGCGTGCGTGCCACGACCTCATCGGGGAGCTCGGGCGCGGGCGGGGTCTTGTCCCACCCGGTCGATGCGGCGTAGTCGCGGACGTACTGCTTGTCGAACGACGGCTGTGGTGTGCCGGGGGTGTAGCCCTCCGCTGGCCAGTAGCGCGACGAGTCGGGCGTCATCACCTCGTCGATCAGGATCGCCTGGCCGTCTGCCAGTCCGAACTCGTACTTGGTGTCTGCCAGGATGATGCCCTGCTCGAGCGCCAGATCCCGGCCGAACCGGTACAGGCCCAACGTCAGCTCACGCAGCTCGCCGGCCAGCGCAGTGCCGAGCTCACCGGCCATGTACTCGAAGGTCACGTTCTGGTCGTGGCCGTCTTCGACCTTGGTCGCCGGCGTGAAGATCGGCTCGGGCAGCTCGGATGCCTCACCGAGCCCCTGGGGCAGAGGGATGCCGCACACCCGGCCGGAGGCGGTGTACTCCTTCAGCCCCGATCCGGTGAGGTAGCCGCGAGCGACGCACTCGAACGGGATCACCTCGGTGCGTCGCACGAGCATGGTGCGGCCCCTGAGCGCGTCGGCGTGTGCCTGCGTCTGTGGCGGGAAGTCGTCGACCGATGTGGAGATCAGGTGGTTGCCGACCATGTCGCGGGTGCGGTCGAACCAGAACTGTGACAGTCCGGTCAGCACCTTGCCCTTGTCGGGGATCGGTGTGGGGTGGACGCAGTCGAACGTGGACACCCGGTCGGAGGCGACGAGCAGGAGACGGTCCTCACCGACCGCGTACAGGTCGCGGACCTTCCCCGAGCGCAGGTGTGTGAGCCCCTCGAGGCTCACCGCCCACCCCCCGCGGTGAACCCGACACTCTGCCTGGGGCGCCGCGACTCCTCCGCCAGACGCCGCTTGTACGCGACGAACCGGTCGCGGAGTCCTTCGTCGCCGGTGGCGAGGATCTGGACGGCCAGCAGCCCGGCGTTGCGTGCGGCATCCAGGCCGACCGTGGCCACGGGCACGCCGGGAGGCATCTGCACGATCGAGTACAGGCTGTCGGCGCCGCCCAGGTGCGCGGACAGGATCGGGACGCCGATCACCGGCAGGGGGGTGTGCGCCGCGACGACCCCCGGCAAGTGCGCAGCGCGCCCCGCCCCGGCGATCAGCACCCGGTACCCGGCGTCCACGGCTTCCTTGGCCCAGGCGGCGACCTCGTCGGGGTTGCGGTGCGCGGACGTGACCTGGATGGTGTAGGCCACGTCGAACTCCTCCAGCGCGTCGCCTGCCCGACGCATGACGTCCATGTCGGACTGCGACCCCATCACGATCCCAACCAGGGGGGTTCCCACCTTGACCTCCTCACGTTCGGCGCCCACGCGCGGTCGCGTCCCGCGGGCCACGCACACCAGCGGTGGCAGCTCGTTCTCGCCGTTACCGCACGCCGGCGGCGATGTCGTCACGGCGATGCAGACCGTCCCACGCGATGCGATCCGCGGCAGCGTAGGCGGCAGCCCGCGCGGCGGCGACGTCGGCGCCCCGCGCGGTCACAGACAGCACCCGCCCTCCTGCGGTGACAAGCTCGCCGTCAACGCGTCGGGTCCCGGCGTGGAACACCACCACGTCCGGGTGCGGCGCCGCGACGTCACCGAGCCCGGCGATCGGGAAACCGACGTCGTACCGGCCGGGGTACCCGCCACTGGCCAGCACCACCGTGACGTGGGCGTCGTCGGACAACTCGACGTCGATGCCCGCCACTCCCCGCGAGGGATCCGTCGCCGCGGCGAGGAGCTGGTAGAAGTCGCTGACGATCCGGGGGAGCACCACCTGGGTCTCGGGATCGCCGAAGCGGCAGTTGAACTCCAGCACCTGGGGCCCCTCGTCGGTGAGCACCAACCCGGCGTACAGCAGACC from Actinomycetota bacterium includes:
- a CDS encoding phosphoribosylaminoimidazolesuccinocarboxamide synthase; translated protein: MSLEGLTHLRSGKVRDLYAVGEDRLLLVASDRVSTFDCVHPTPIPDKGKVLTGLSQFWFDRTRDMVGNHLISTSVDDFPPQTQAHADALRGRTMLVRRTEVIPFECVARGYLTGSGLKEYTASGRVCGIPLPQGLGEASELPEPIFTPATKVEDGHDQNVTFEYMAGELGTALAGELRELTLGLYRFGRDLALEQGIILADTKYEFGLADGQAILIDEVMTPDSSRYWPAEGYTPGTPQPSFDKQYVRDYAASTGWDKTPPAPELPDEVVARTREKYVEAYERITGETFDEWLRR
- the purE gene encoding 5-(carboxyamino)imidazole ribonucleotide mutase, whose translation is MGSQSDMDVMRRAGDALEEFDVAYTIQVTSAHRNPDEVAAWAKEAVDAGYRVLIAGAGRAAHLPGVVAAHTPLPVIGVPILSAHLGGADSLYSIVQMPPGVPVATVGLDAARNAGLLAVQILATGDEGLRDRFVAYKRRLAEESRRPRQSVGFTAGGGR
- a CDS encoding lipoate--protein ligase family protein, with product MPTRRRVQLVGGTYEPWPSYDTALTRALLLRVSSGDAPETMRLYQPQATVWFSRHDRQRPGFASASLRARAAGFAVGERLAGSVTVAAHDGCVMFDHCVPDQQPQRHETQRFVESSAIVAACLRGIGIDARIGEIEGEPSPGPYSVNARGAVKLATLGYRSVAGASLISGILVVRNSEQLRDVLIEVNDALGIDWDPRTLGSIEDEIGEADTAAVGDALVEEIESRMVAVEGSFEDGSLALATALQPEHVDPDDAGEAGRM